From the genome of Nitrosopumilus sp., one region includes:
- a CDS encoding inorganic phosphate transporter produces the protein MIEIAIGAIIVALIFDFVNGFNDSANSVATVIGTRVLKPIHAVTLSAAMNFIGPFIFGVAVATTIAKGIVSPDDITVYMIVGGLAGAISWSVICTYFGLPISNSHSLVGGIMGAGIAGLGFEKLVYGGLTKVFAGIVIAPVGGLIFGLLLTGLIITFFANRRPAIVNKTFGRLQIISSAWFALTHGANDGQKTMGIIVLILFSAGLIPELDMPLWVIFAAATAMGLGTFFGGYKVIKTLGVKITKLKPYQGFAAETGGGVMLAIFATLGIPASTTHAITGTIMGAGSARRKRAVRWKVGRQIVFAWVITIPGSAAMGIGFTYLIHLFV, from the coding sequence ATGATTGAGATAGCGATTGGGGCAATAATAGTCGCGCTAATCTTTGACTTTGTAAACGGCTTTAACGATTCTGCAAATTCTGTAGCTACTGTAATAGGTACTCGTGTTCTAAAACCCATTCATGCTGTGACTTTGTCTGCAGCTATGAATTTTATCGGTCCTTTTATTTTCGGTGTAGCCGTTGCCACCACCATTGCCAAGGGAATTGTAAGTCCTGATGACATTACTGTATACATGATTGTGGGAGGACTTGCAGGCGCCATAAGCTGGAGTGTCATCTGCACATACTTTGGATTGCCCATATCCAATAGCCATTCGCTGGTTGGAGGAATCATGGGTGCGGGAATAGCAGGCTTGGGCTTTGAAAAGCTGGTTTATGGGGGTCTGACCAAGGTTTTTGCAGGAATTGTAATTGCTCCTGTTGGGGGTCTGATTTTTGGCTTGCTGTTGACCGGACTGATAATCACCTTCTTTGCAAATCGAAGGCCTGCTATCGTAAACAAAACCTTTGGTAGGCTGCAGATAATTTCATCTGCATGGTTTGCTTTGACTCACGGTGCAAATGACGGACAAAAGACCATGGGAATTATCGTCTTGATTTTGTTCTCGGCCGGCTTGATTCCTGAATTGGACATGCCTCTTTGGGTAATCTTTGCAGCGGCTACTGCGATGGGATTGGGCACATTTTTTGGAGGATACAAAGTAATCAAGACATTGGGCGTAAAAATAACAAAGCTCAAACCCTATCAGGGATTTGCAGCCGAGACTGGAGGGGGCGTAATGCTTGCAATCTTTGCCACTCTGGGGATTCCGGCAAGTACGACCCATGCTATTACTGGTACAATCATGGGTGCGGGATCTGCTCGTAGAAAACGTGCCGTACGCTGGAAGGTCGGGAGACAGATTGTATTTGCTTGGGTGATTACAATTCCTGGAAGTGCCGCAATGGGAATAGGATTCACTTATCTGATTCATTTGTTTGTCTAA
- a CDS encoding DUF47 family protein, translating into MGQWLSWIKSNEKELLTILDNLAKKAVETSEEVVVLFSDLSDLEQPKKIHKLETEADVLTRDIFSELNKTFITPLDREDMQRIASKIDDVIDFMDGIAARVSSYKIITPPPYCEEMAKELVNATKEVEYMISKLQRIKNPKDMIDHCRNTGDIEHKIDDLYRDAIRELFETDDAIKIIKLKDIYETMETASDRCVDVADVIEDIVLKYT; encoded by the coding sequence ATGGGACAATGGCTATCGTGGATAAAATCAAATGAAAAAGAACTTTTAACCATTCTTGACAATTTGGCAAAAAAGGCAGTTGAGACGTCTGAAGAGGTAGTTGTATTGTTTTCTGATCTGAGTGACCTGGAACAACCCAAGAAAATACACAAGCTGGAAACTGAGGCAGATGTCCTGACACGTGATATTTTTTCAGAATTAAACAAGACGTTCATCACTCCTCTTGACCGGGAGGACATGCAAAGAATCGCATCAAAAATTGATGACGTGATTGATTTTATGGATGGCATAGCAGCACGTGTATCCAGCTACAAAATTATCACTCCTCCCCCATATTGTGAAGAAATGGCAAAAGAGCTTGTCAACGCCACAAAAGAAGTGGAATACATGATATCAAAGCTGCAGCGAATCAAAAATCCAAAAGACATGATTGATCACTGCAGAAATACCGGTGACATTGAGCATAAAATTGATGACTTGTACAGGGATGCCATAAGAGAACTGTTTGAAACTGATGACGCAATCAAGATTATCAAACTAAAAGATATCTACGAGACAATGGAGACTGCATCAGACAGGTGTGTGGATGTGGCAGATGTCATTGAGGATATCGTTTTAAAATATACCTAG
- a CDS encoding VOC family protein — protein MTKPIPNGFHTVTPSIVLSNSKEAIEFYKKAFDAKEIYQMPTPDGKTMHAMIQIGDSFVMMSDEFPQMGCTAPTTVGGTSTTIHLYVEDSDKVYQQAVQAGAKPAMPIMDAFWGDRCGSVIDPFGHSWMVSTHKKDMSPEQMHQAAEEFMSKQHGAQ, from the coding sequence ATGACAAAACCAATACCTAACGGGTTTCACACGGTGACTCCGTCAATTGTTCTAAGTAATTCCAAGGAAGCCATAGAGTTCTACAAAAAAGCATTTGACGCAAAAGAGATCTATCAGATGCCAACGCCAGATGGCAAGACAATGCACGCCATGATTCAGATCGGAGATTCTTTTGTAATGATGAGCGATGAGTTTCCCCAGATGGGCTGTACTGCCCCCACGACAGTAGGAGGCACTTCAACTACGATTCATCTGTACGTGGAGGACTCAGACAAGGTATACCAGCAAGCAGTGCAAGCAGGTGCCAAGCCGGCAATGCCGATAATGGATGCGTTTTGGGGAGACAGATGCGGAAGCGTGATTGACCCATTTGGGCATTCATGGATGGTGTCAACTCACAAGAAAGACATGTCACCAGAACAAATGCACCAGGCTGCAGAAGAATTCATGTCAAAGCAGCACGGTGCACAATAA
- a CDS encoding MBL fold metallo-hydrolase — protein sequence MGENYLKAIAEVTDEPVTHVIYRHTHNDHVGSMGMFPDDAIYIVHQETADALSEKNDSNRPVPTVTFDNTFVLEVGTQKLELSYYGPMHEPGNIFIYAPNQKVLMLVDVVFPGWTPFKDLAMVQDVTAFLAAHDKILEYDFDTYIGGHLTRLGTVEDVQIQKEYFQDIQASAGMTNQEVSFMEIGQEVGFSNPWLVFQIYADTVTQQCTDEVVPKWIDRLGGVDLFTYDHCWKISEAQRID from the coding sequence ATTGGTGAAAACTATCTCAAAGCAATTGCAGAAGTTACAGACGAGCCAGTGACTCATGTAATTTACAGACATACACATAATGATCATGTCGGTTCAATGGGCATGTTTCCTGATGATGCGATATACATAGTCCATCAAGAAACTGCAGACGCGCTGTCAGAAAAAAATGATTCCAACAGGCCTGTGCCAACTGTAACTTTTGACAACACATTCGTACTTGAAGTTGGAACTCAAAAATTAGAATTGTCATATTATGGACCCATGCATGAACCGGGAAACATATTCATCTATGCACCAAACCAAAAAGTTCTGATGCTGGTAGATGTAGTATTTCCAGGATGGACCCCATTCAAGGATTTGGCAATGGTTCAAGACGTAACAGCGTTTCTTGCAGCACATGACAAAATTCTAGAATATGACTTTGATACGTACATCGGAGGACACCTTACACGCCTGGGAACTGTCGAGGATGTGCAGATTCAAAAAGAATACTTTCAAGACATTCAAGCCAGTGCAGGCATGACAAACCAAGAAGTGTCATTCATGGAAATAGGACAGGAAGTTGGTTTTTCCAACCCATGGCTAGTTTTCCAAATTTATGCGGATACCGTCACGCAGCAATGTACTGACGAGGTGGTTCCAAAATGGATTGACAGACTGGGCGGAGTTGACCTGTTCACATATGATCATTGTTGGAAGATTTCAGAAGCTCAAAGAATAGATTAG
- a CDS encoding cupin domain-containing protein has translation MKDQPFDFHGSQFTIKVLSSESNYQYTVLDVIHAANIGPAEHRYPAGPETFRILEGDYEFFLNGESIKAKVGDVICVPTGALHRFVAGHNGGHVIVISPPNLEFYFWKVSKLLAKGNVSFEQESEIGKKYGQIFSEDSKHWS, from the coding sequence ATGAAAGACCAACCTTTTGATTTTCACGGTTCACAATTTACAATCAAAGTTCTTTCATCCGAATCAAATTATCAATACACAGTATTGGATGTAATTCATGCAGCAAATATTGGGCCTGCCGAACATCGATATCCTGCAGGTCCCGAAACTTTCAGAATTCTAGAGGGCGACTATGAATTTTTTCTGAATGGAGAATCAATCAAAGCCAAAGTTGGAGATGTGATATGCGTTCCAACTGGTGCATTGCACAGATTTGTCGCAGGACATAACGGAGGACATGTGATAGTAATCAGTCCCCCAAATCTTGAATTTTATTTTTGGAAAGTGAGTAAATTACTTGCCAAAGGCAATGTATCTTTTGAACAAGAATCAGAAATTGGGAAAAAATATGGTCAGATATTCTCAGAAGATTCAAAACATTGGAGTTAG